A single genomic interval of Candidatus Binataceae bacterium harbors:
- a CDS encoding cob(I)yrinic acid a,c-diamide adenosyltransferase produces the protein MPIRLTRIYTRTGDKGLTALVGGARVPKESGRLEAYGTIDELNAVVGLVRTYLPDYRAGFGKEFDSYAEMLRRIQNELFDVGSELATPPDGEYEGMHRVGEAETKLLEREMDRMQRDLAPLKSFTLPGGGVLNAFLHQARTVCRRAERVCWAVKREEPISDGLIVYINRLSDHLFVQSRWVAKLLAEPEYLWDRGLRLSPEPARPAAKKKA, from the coding sequence ATGCCGATTCGTTTGACCCGCATCTACACCCGCACTGGCGACAAGGGGCTGACGGCCTTGGTCGGTGGCGCGCGCGTGCCCAAGGAGTCGGGCCGCCTCGAGGCCTACGGCACCATCGACGAGTTGAACGCCGTCGTCGGTCTCGTGCGCACCTACCTGCCCGACTATCGCGCAGGCTTCGGCAAGGAATTCGATTCGTACGCCGAGATGCTGCGGCGGATTCAGAACGAACTCTTCGACGTTGGCAGCGAACTCGCGACGCCGCCCGACGGCGAGTACGAGGGCATGCATCGAGTTGGCGAGGCCGAGACCAAATTGCTTGAACGCGAAATGGATCGGATGCAGCGCGACCTCGCGCCGCTGAAATCCTTCACCTTGCCGGGCGGCGGCGTGCTCAACGCCTTTCTGCATCAGGCTCGCACCGTCTGCCGGCGCGCCGAACGCGTCTGCTGGGCGGTCAAGCGCGAGGAGCCAATCAGCGACGGGCTAATCGTCTACATCAACCGCCTCAGCGATCATCTCTTCGTGCAATCGCGCTGGGTGGCGAAACTCCTCGCGGAGCCCGAATATCTCTGGGATCGCGGCCTCCGCCTCAGCCCCGAACCGGCGCGGCCCGCAGCGAAGAAGAAAGCGTGA